From the Congzhengia minquanensis genome, the window TTGAAAGGCAATTGATTATGAAGATAAAAGAATCTGCTGAAAATTATCTTGAAGCAATTTTAATGCTAAAAAGCAAAAACGGCAACGTGCGCAGCATTGACATTGCAAACTATTTAAATTTTACTAAACCCAGCGTTTCCGTGGCAATGAAGTCATTCCGTGAGGAGGGCTACATCACAGTCGACGCAGACGGGGGAATTTTGCTTACCGAAAAGGGGCTTGCCATTGCCGAAAAAATGTTTGAACGGCACCAAATTATTGCAAAGGCGCTTATGGCTCTGGGGGTTGACGAAGAAACCGCCTATGAGGACAGTTGTAAAATTGAACATGATATCAGTTCGTTAAGCTTTGAAAAAATAAAAGAACACCTGACAAAACATAACATTTTTTAGGCGCGCAAGCGGTAACCAAAACAGTCCGTTTCGGAATGTTTATTTTTTCAAAAAACGATTGACTCTCACGCCGTATGATACAGTATGATAATGGAAAAGATGGAACGGATTAAAGAAAAAGGTTTTGTA encodes:
- a CDS encoding metal-dependent transcriptional regulator, with amino-acid sequence MKIKESAENYLEAILMLKSKNGNVRSIDIANYLNFTKPSVSVAMKSFREEGYITVDADGGILLTEKGLAIAEKMFERHQIIAKALMALGVDEETAYEDSCKIEHDISSLSFEKIKEHLTKHNIF